One Pecten maximus chromosome 16, xPecMax1.1, whole genome shotgun sequence DNA window includes the following coding sequences:
- the LOC117344667 gene encoding uncharacterized protein LOC117344667, with protein sequence MVAAGTILTPYLQGSGGRGRGGKEEGNTKEEAGKERAEEGEERGKERDSADEWRPTKAEKKEYRLEELEEAMNESEEQTDDDDDGQMEIQDIVERPAEGTRHRPKRECPMPDCDKVLENYFPAPSSVRLFTKVPFIKILHFLTQFHEMTAVEAANQVFLQGYQRTGRLSPKLSCRLEGCSSSTTRLDLHLARIHSLQKGTEEFLDAMKEARTPGVKEVDKTSLGQALREYARHSRNRITGRRQSTNTAAAHETGIRTMLPQGLSKATVLGQKDIGEDGGLIDNLLLSLKPETVNIYLCSLGKFVEFQSASFDWQRQLGIRVDALQTLRISLKNIGKSLEDEIQQAAVQRGCEDKAGLQLTPQMFGAYLNGVRPRRVTELLKKEGPLSRSDTAEARDCLLLQHFISNGKRAGDLANLERTEVNKASPADDCTSTELKIFEHKEARSGKECPLLIKTSLAVDLKAYVAKDGFGRGSKLVFTTDPALQTMSKCVKHMAHSPRTADRYYDRSRQKDARVDVWSKINSIYQDGNQPAPDIGPQSPACPAPSDNDSDVIGPSPVKKPRR encoded by the exons ATGGTggcagcaggtaccattcttactccctacctgcagggcagcggAGGAAGAGGCAGAGGTGGAAAGGAAGAAGGAAATACGAAGGAAGAGGCTGGAAAGGAAAGAGCGGAAGAAGGAGAGGAAAGAGGCAAGGAAAGAG ACAGCGCGGACGAGTGGAGGCCTACGAAGGCAGAAAAAAAGGAATACCGTCTTGAGGAGTTAGAAGAGGCTATGAAT GAATCGGAAGAGCAgacagatgatgatgatgacggtCAGATGGAGATCCAGGACATCGTGGAACGTCCGGCAGAGGGCACGCGG CATAGGCCCAAGCGCGAGTGCCCGATGCCGGACTGCGACAAGGTGCTGGAAAATTATTTCCCGGCACCTTCGTCAG TTCGACTATTTACAAAAGTACCATTCATCAAAATCCTTCATTTCTTAACACAGTTCCACGAGATGACCGCGGTCGAGGCAGCCAACCAGGTCTTCCTCCAGGGGTACCAGAGGACTGGAAGGTTGTCACCAAAGCTATCCTGTCGCCTGGAGGGATGCAGCTCCTCGACCACGAGACTGGATCTCCATCTGGCTAGGATCCACTCACTTCAGAAGGGAACGGAGGAGTTCCTAGATGCGATGAAGGAGGCCAGGACGCCTGGGGTAAAGGAGGTGGACAAGACCTCCTTGGGCCAAGCCCTGCGGGAGTATGC GCGACACAGTCGAAACCGGATCACCGGTCGACGACAGTCGACAAACACTGCAGCAGCCCACGAGACCGGGATCCGGACCATGCTCCCGCAGGGCCTTTCGAAAGCCACCGTCCTTGGCCAGAAGGACATAGGCGAGGACGGTGGCTTGATAGATAATCTACTCTTAAG TCTGAAGCCAGAGACAGTAAATATCTACCTCTGTTCTTTGGGGAAATTCGTAGAGTTTCAATCCGCATCCTTCGACTGGCAGCGCCAGTTGGGGATACGGGTAGATGCTCTCCAGACCCTGCGAATTTCTCTGAAGAACATAGGTAAATCTCTAGAGGATGAGATACAGCAGGCGGCGGTTCAGAG GGGGTGTGAGGACAAAGCTGGACTTCAACTCACGCCCCAGATGTTTGGGGCCTACCTGAACGGTGTCAGACCGAGGAGAGTCACCGAACTGCTGAAGAAGGAAGGACCTCTCTCCCGGTCTGACACCGCCGAGGCGAGGGACTGCTTACTTCTACAACACTTCATCAGCAACGGGAAGCGGGCTGGCGATCTGGCAAACCTGGAACGAACTGAAGTCAATAAGGCCAGCCCAGCTGATGACTGTACCTCGACCGAGCTGAAG atCTTCGAACATAAGGAAGCTCGGTCGGGGAAGGAATGTCCGTTGCTGATAAAGACGTCCCTCGCGGTAGACCTCAAGGCATACGTGGCCAAGGACGGCTTTGGTCGGGGGTCGAAGCTGGTCTTTACCACCGaccctgccctgcag ACCATGTCAAAATGTGTCAAGCACATGGCCCATAGCCCACGGACTGCGGACAGGTACTATGACCGCTCTCGGCAGAAGGACGCCAGAGTCGATGTCTGGAGCAAAATCAACAGTATCTATcag GATGGCAATCAGCCAGCTCCAGACATCGGTCCGCAGTCCCCTGCTTGTCCAGCACCCTCTGATAACGACAGCGACGTGATCGGC CCTTCACCAGTAAAGAAGCCCAGGAGGTAG